From a single Rutidosis leptorrhynchoides isolate AG116_Rl617_1_P2 chromosome 5, CSIRO_AGI_Rlap_v1, whole genome shotgun sequence genomic region:
- the LOC139849140 gene encoding uncharacterized protein — MICIEPEHRYCMYILEVKPGLAPQEKISAGDNICTLKASRTSTKLLSAVSFVLLAGRILMGLYGKIVPNTAENFQTLCTGMAWSCLHIKVTQRPPIYVVFFFFFFFFFFFFFYQLASFAY; from the exons ATGATATGCATAGAACCTGAGCACAGGTACTGTATGTATATTTTAGAAGTCAAACCTGGATTGGCACCTCAAGAGAAAATAAG TGCAGGGGACAACATTTGCACCTTAAAAGCAAGCAGAACCTCCACAAAACTGCTCTCTGCTGTTTCATTCG TTTTACTTGCAGGACGAATACTCATGGGCCTCTATGGGAAAATAGTGCCAAATACAGCAG AAAACTTTCAGACTCTTTGCACGG GTATGGCGTGGTCCTGCTTGCATATAAAAGTAACACAAAGGCCACCAATAtacgtagttttttttttttttttttttttttttttttttttttttttttatcaatt GGCTTCGTTTGCGTACTAA